A window of the Lactuca sativa cultivar Salinas chromosome 7, Lsat_Salinas_v11, whole genome shotgun sequence genome harbors these coding sequences:
- the LOC111880645 gene encoding uncharacterized protein LOC111880645: MTTLSANESVAFLPFEFANLTKLTQKSKLQFFTFAYTCLLITRTTEPSANDASASGHRCLHLWLTTSPSPVSGRRHIRSLLIRTTTASASSFFHIVLASAFGQRRLHRWSPVENTYEVSYSGLQLLPPPPSFTLFTGMRLYIRNLPLHIDEVLVQTTKSRRIYMVERKTRKRSVGKPRTKHLEARHTMDRPENWNGDPCVPQHPWSGIG, encoded by the exons ATGACAACATTATCTGCCAATGAATCGGTAGCTTTTTTGCCTTTTG AATTTGCAAACTTAACAAAATTGACCCAAAAGTCTAAATTGCAATTCTTCACTTTTGCTTATACTTGTTTGCTTATCACGAGAACGACGGAGCCTTCTGCCAACGACGCCTCCGCCTCTGGCCATCGATGTCTCCACCTTTGGCTGACGACGTCTCCATCGCCGGTCTCCGGTCGACGACACATACGAAGTCTCCTAATCCGGACTACAACTGCTTCCGCCTCCTCCTTCTTTCACATTGTTTTGGCCTCCGCCTTCGGCCAACGACGCCTCCACCGCTGGTCTCCGGTCGAAAACACATACGAAGTCTCCTACTCCGGCCTACAGCTGCTTCCGCCTCCTCCTTCTTTCACATTGTTTACAG GTATGAGGTTATACATCAGAAATTTACCATTACATATAGATGAGGTACTAGTGCAAACAACCAAGAGTAGGAGGATCTATATGGTAGAAAGAAAAACCAGAAAAAGAAGTGTTGGTAAACCCAGAACGAAACATCTTGAAGCAAG GCATACAATGGATCGTCCAGAAAA TTGGAATGGTGATCCATGTGTTCCACAGCATCCATGGAGTGGAATTGGCTGA
- the LOC111880791 gene encoding uncharacterized protein LOC111880791, which translates to MLFTGLRLYIGNFPLHMDEVLVKTTKSRRIRMVERKTRKRSVGKPKTKHLEARNTMERPEKKKRSVTLIRDHSKEYLSNLTVEFDHFGRAIGPNRFKFTGYRGVTTRKMISILIDSWDLVDQCAKDQLWLNIKNYWHIRDDDHKAQVLRDCNIHWKAYKSELLKLWDNGVNLVKKYPYLDKAMWKNFLVLKSTEEFENIWKDKKLFSSEELEERVKTWMRTFGDKVKPFCKAYNESTTKGKERLEVTKGKESWNGDPCVPQHPWTGIGCLIRLEWNWIGIVCLIRLWNAIGVELSV; encoded by the exons ATGTTGTTTACAG GTCTGAGGTTATACATCGGAAATTTTCCATTACATATGGATGAGGTACTAGTGAAAACAACCAAGAGCAGGAGGATCCGTATGGTAGAAAGAAAAACCAGAAAAAGAAGTGTTGGTAAACCCAAAACGAAACATCTTGAAGCCAG GAATACAATGGAACGTCCAGAAAAGAAAAAGAGAAGTGTGACATTGATCAGAGATCACTCCAAAGAGTATCTATCAAATTTAACAGTTGAGTTCGATCACTTTGGTAGAGCTATTGGACCTAACCGCTTTAAGTTCACGGGTTATCGTGGAGTGACTACGAGGAAGATGATTTCTATCCTGATAGATAGTTGGGATTTAGTGGATCAATGTGCCAAAGATCAATTGTGGTTAAACATAAAG AATTATTGGCATATACGAGATGATGATCATAAAGCACAAGTACTTAGAGATTGCAACATACATTGGAAGGCCTACAAGTCGGAGCTTCTTAAGTTGTGGGACAATGGTGTCAATCTAGTAAAAAAATACCCGTACCTTGACAAAGCAATGTGGAAAAATTTCCTTGTTCTAAAATCCACGGAAGAATTTGAG AACATTTGGAAGGACAAAAAACTATTTTCTAGTGAGGAATTGGAGGAACGTGTTAAAACATGGATGAGAACTTTTGGTGATAAAGTGAAGCCTTTTTGTAAG GCATACAATGAGTCAACCACAAAGGGGAAAGAGAGGTTAGAGGTGACAAAGGGGAAAGAGAG TTGGAACGGTGATCCATGTGTTCCACAACATCCATGGACTGGAATTGGCTGTTTAATAAGGCTGGAGTGGAATTGGATTGGAATTGTCTGTTTAATAAGGCTCTGGAATGCAATTGGAGTGGAATTGTCTGTTTAA